Proteins from a single region of Hermetia illucens chromosome 3, iHerIll2.2.curated.20191125, whole genome shotgun sequence:
- the LOC119651950 gene encoding uncharacterized protein LOC119651950 codes for MGFFEQLANMGIIPCHWGRAPDVQPHTRSILVALNYKSFEEYLKNMKDQPINLLGMFSLALLIWFIMTNNGNQCADDSTRTPEEEDEQERSSQEEKSSAAMKPDVDNPPKTGLTDDEEIEEGQSEDEENKMSTPPPEEKNMQEIEEEFEDSSHKRPKINGKTKPPTKDDSFQKIQKRVTDIHGLRRVSNDDIKSSKLALQKRVNTTVGDCEPGEKTPSRVDPGARLKNFETEVSAIAASPPSARRGIFKNRFVTRRDLRDKFYEKVEGEMNPEEKYITMTSLGPRQIIISAKKNGRPP; via the exons ATGGGCTTCTTCGAACAATTGGCCAATATGGGAATAATCCCATGCCATTGGGGTCGGGCCCCTGATGTTCAACCACATACTCGAAGCATCTTGGTAGCACTGAACTATAAATCCTTTGAAGAGTATCTGAAAAACATGAAAGATCAACCTATAAATCTTCTGGGGATGTTTTCTCTCGCCTTATTAATTTGGTTCATTATGACCAACAACGGAAATCAATGTGCCGATGATTCAACCAGGACtcctgaagaagaagatgaacaaGAAAGATCTTCTCAAGAAGAAAAATCTTCCGCGGCTATGAAACCTGATGTAGATAACCCACCTAAAACTGGATTAACGGACGACGAGGAAATAGAGGAGGGACAGTCAGAggatgaagaaaataaaatgtcTACGCCACCtccagaagagaagaacatgCAAGAAATCGAAGAAGAGTTTGAAGATTCTTCACATAAAAGGCCCAAAATTAATGGTAAGACAAAACCACCAACCAAAGATGACAGTTTCCAGAAAATTCAAAAGAGGGTGACAGATATCCACGGATTAAGGAGGGTGTCTAATGATGACATTAAATCGTCGAAACTAG CATTGCAAAAAAGGGTGAACACAACAGTTGGAGACTGTGAACCTGGAGAGAAAACTCCCAGCAGAGTTGATCCAGGAGCGCGCTTAAAGAATTTTGAAACTGAGGTTTCGGCAATCGCTGCAAGTCCCCCAAGTGCCCGGCGAGGGATATTCAAAAATCGCTTCGTTACTCGGCGTGATTTAAGGGACAAATTCTATGAAAAGGTTGAAG GTGAAATGAACCCTGAGGAGAAGTATATTACAATGACGTCTTTGGGACCACGGCAAATTATAATCTCTGCCAAGAAGAACGGCAGGCCCCCTTAA